From a region of the uncultured Desulfatiglans sp. genome:
- a CDS encoding hypothetical protein (Evidence 5 : Unknown function) — translation MVMGERSSDRQQMVLNRPRCTPDRWLSTRVRPLKDVFFLTGFMAPAIKRAVVQVLVKSLTGNPVRIGDGPAAVTPPFSA, via the coding sequence ATGGTGATGGGAGAAAGATCGTCCGACCGGCAGCAGATGGTCCTGAACCGCCCACGTTGCACCCCGGACCGCTGGCTTTCCACCCGTGTCCGCCCGCTGAAGGATGTTTTTTTCTTGACAGGTTTTATGGCGCCTGCTATCAAGCGCGCAGTTGTTCAGGTGCTCGTGAAGAGCCTAACAGGGAACCCCGTGCGAATCGGGGACGGACCCGCCGCTGTAACCCCTCCCTTTTCAGCTTGA
- a CDS encoding hypothetical protein (Evidence 5 : Unknown function), translating into MIRKPEDLLGWCCSFDSRGKGTAAVRMEYGIPTLHTEGRDFLFRRPSSCGTGSLGLLMGLHPKRMIRYGKGATPEMRIFRRSHEHQSVHRQRAAQ; encoded by the coding sequence ATGATCCGGAAGCCGGAAGACCTGCTCGGGTGGTGTTGCAGCTTCGATTCCCGCGGAAAAGGAACGGCTGCGGTTCGGATGGAATACGGCATCCCGACTCTGCACACGGAGGGTCGGGATTTTTTGTTTCGGAGACCTTCATCGTGCGGTACCGGCTCGCTCGGACTCCTGATGGGCCTCCACCCGAAACGAATGATCCGGTACGGCAAGGGTGCGACGCCGGAGATGAGGATTTTTCGCCGATCTCATGAGCATCAATCAGTCCATCGCCAGAGGGCGGCGCAGTGA
- a CDS encoding hypothetical protein (Evidence 5 : Unknown function), which yields MQSRDAVFHPNRSRSFSAGIEAATPPEQVFRLPDHPTGRAFPSYRTVAFRGFRSRLRRRVRDGFSPSSL from the coding sequence GTGCAGAGTCGGGATGCCGTATTCCATCCGAACCGCAGCCGTTCCTTTTCCGCGGGAATCGAAGCTGCAACACCACCCGAGCAGGTCTTCCGGCTTCCGGATCATCCTACCGGCCGCGCCTTCCCATCCTATCGGACAGTGGCATTTCGCGGCTTTCGTTCCCGGTTACGGCGGCGGGTCCGCGACGGCTTCTCACCGTCTTCCCTCTGA